One genomic segment of Profundibacter amoris includes these proteins:
- a CDS encoding formate dehydrogenase subunit gamma, protein MQDTLFKPARISVGKLVAGFALLLVILMLFGVSQTYAQSVRAPGNAVNLDDGIEEGPSNALGEDSQSDFWRNFRGGDPNDIKQMISALPEGAVMTTTGEHWRLIRENYIRKYAGWFPLGVIGILLLYHLIKGKMRIPGGYSDNTLTRFNINQRVAHWFMAGVFIILGITGLIILLGRPLIAPYLGKEVNSILTSASMQGHNLFGPLFILALLWMFFKFVRGNFFQIVDLKWIFKMGGFFGGHVSSSQFNFGEKTWFWIVILVGIVMSVTGILLLFPWLVDDLRWLQLSTILHAGGAILLISVLFGHIYVGTVGMEGSLDSMLKGQVDENWAKAHHDLWYEEVTGKSATESTDKEGTS, encoded by the coding sequence TTGCAAGATACACTATTCAAACCCGCCCGCATATCGGTTGGTAAGCTTGTCGCAGGGTTCGCCCTGCTGCTTGTGATCCTGATGCTGTTTGGGGTGTCCCAGACATATGCACAAAGTGTCCGTGCGCCCGGGAATGCGGTAAATCTGGATGACGGGATAGAAGAAGGCCCGTCGAATGCGTTGGGTGAAGATTCCCAATCCGATTTCTGGCGCAATTTTCGCGGGGGTGATCCGAACGATATCAAACAGATGATTTCCGCCCTGCCTGAAGGGGCTGTAATGACCACCACCGGGGAACACTGGCGGTTGATCCGTGAAAACTATATCCGCAAATATGCCGGTTGGTTCCCGCTGGGGGTGATCGGCATTCTGCTGTTATACCACCTGATCAAGGGCAAAATGCGCATCCCCGGGGGGTATTCAGACAACACCCTGACGCGGTTCAACATCAACCAGCGGGTTGCGCATTGGTTCATGGCTGGCGTGTTTATCATTCTGGGGATCACCGGCTTGATTATCCTGCTGGGCCGTCCGCTGATCGCGCCCTATCTGGGAAAAGAAGTAAATTCGATCCTGACCAGTGCGTCGATGCAAGGGCACAACCTGTTTGGCCCACTGTTTATTCTGGCGCTTCTGTGGATGTTCTTCAAATTCGTGCGCGGCAATTTTTTCCAAATTGTCGATCTGAAATGGATCTTCAAAATGGGCGGATTTTTCGGCGGCCACGTCAGTTCCTCGCAGTTCAATTTTGGGGAAAAGACATGGTTCTGGATCGTTATCCTTGTCGGTATCGTGATGAGCGTGACTGGCATCCTGTTGCTGTTCCCGTGGCTGGTGGATGATCTGCGCTGGTTGCAACTGTCGACCATCCTGCATGCTGGCGGGGCGATCCTGCTGATTTCGGTTCTGTTTGGACACATCTATGTCGGCACTGTCGGGATGGAGGGGTCTCTTGATTCAATGCTGAAGGGCCAAGTGGACGAAAACTGGGCCAAGGCGCACCATGACCTGTGGTACGAAGAGGTGACTGGAAAATCCGCAACCGAGTCTACCGACAAGGAGGGCACATCATGA
- the fdh3B gene encoding formate dehydrogenase FDH3 subunit beta yields MARVKFLCDAERCIECNGCVTACKNEHEVPWGINRRRVVTINDGTPGERSISMACMHCSDAPCMAVCPTDCFYQTADGIVLHNKDLCIGCGYCFFACPFGAPQYPQAGNYGSRGKMDKCTFCAGGPEEDNSQAEFQKYGRNRIAEGKLPICAEMCATKALLAGDGDVVSGIYRERVVARGFGSGAWGWGTAYNQKGG; encoded by the coding sequence ATGGCACGAGTTAAATTTCTCTGTGATGCGGAGCGCTGCATTGAATGCAACGGCTGCGTAACTGCCTGCAAGAACGAGCACGAGGTGCCTTGGGGCATCAACCGTCGCCGGGTTGTGACCATCAATGATGGCACACCGGGTGAACGCTCGATCTCGATGGCCTGTATGCATTGTTCGGATGCGCCCTGTATGGCCGTTTGCCCGACCGACTGTTTCTATCAGACAGCCGACGGCATTGTGCTGCACAACAAGGATCTATGCATCGGTTGTGGCTATTGCTTCTTTGCGTGTCCGTTTGGTGCGCCGCAATATCCACAGGCCGGCAACTATGGTTCGCGCGGCAAGATGGACAAATGCACCTTCTGCGCTGGTGGCCCGGAAGAGGACAACAGTCAGGCCGAGTTCCAGAAATACGGTCGCAACCGTATTGCGGAAGGCAAACTGCCGATCTGCGCCGAGATGTGCGCAACCAAGGCCCTGCTGGCAGGTGACGGGGACGTTGTGTCCGGCATCTACCGCGAACGGGTCGTGGCACGCGGCTTTGGCTCCGGCGCCTGGGGCTGGGGCACTGCCTATAACCAAAAGGGCGGCTGA
- a CDS encoding formate dehydrogenase subunit alpha, which yields MLRKKTNGIARRSQGSSLLSNIAGKSVDRRSFLRGSGLAIGGLAAIGATGGTVTQASAQEAMDGAIKTVKSICTHCSVGCTVIAEVDNGVWVGQEPGWDSPFNLGAHCAKGAAVREHAHGERRLKYPMKKEGGEWKRISWEQAINEIGDGLMKIREESGPDSVYWLGSAKHSNEQAYLFRKFAAYWGTNNVDHQARICHSTTVAGVANTWGYGAMTNSYNDIHNSKAILVIGGNPAEAHPVSLLHLMKAKEQNNAPLIVCDPRFTRTAAHADEFVRIRPGSDVALVWGILWHIFENSWEDKEFIRTRVYGMDEIRKEVKNWTPDEVERVTGVPGSQLERVARTLANNRPGTLIWCMGGTQHTNGNNNTRAYCILQLALGNMGTSGGGTNIFRGHDNVQGATDMCVLSHTLPGYYGLSAGAWAHWSRVWGEDLDWMKSRFDSIKGADGKDKSLMNLKGIPVSRWIDGVLEDKDNIDQPNNVRGMILWGHAPNSQTRGKEMKTAMEKLDMLVVVDPYPTVSAVLHDRTDGVYLLPASTQFETRGSVTASNRSFQWRDKVIEPVFESLPDHIIMAKFAKKFGWADRFFRNISMDAEDEPNIEDITREINSGTWTIGYTGCSPERIKSHMANQHTFDRTTLQAVGGPNDGEYYGLPWPCWGTPEMGHPGTPNLYDMSKPVSKGGLTFRARFGVERDGVNLLAEGVYSQGSEIQDGYPEFTMQMLMDLGWDKDLTDEERAAIDAVAGPKTNWKTDLSGGIQRVAIMHECAPFGNAKARAVVWTFPDPVPIHREPLYTSRRDLVADYPTYADKQAYRLPTLYESIQKKDFSKDYPLILTSGRLVEYEGGGDESRSNPWLAELQQEMFVEINTRDANNLGIRDGQQVWLEGAEGAKVKVAAMVTQRVGEGVVFMPFHFGGQFEGKDLRDKYPEGADPYVLGESANTAMTYGYDSVTQMQETKASLCKITVA from the coding sequence ATGCTTAGGAAAAAAACCAACGGGATTGCGAGACGCTCCCAAGGGTCCAGCCTCCTATCCAACATTGCCGGGAAATCGGTAGACCGACGCAGCTTCTTGCGTGGCTCGGGGCTTGCCATTGGTGGCCTTGCAGCGATTGGCGCAACAGGCGGCACGGTTACACAGGCCTCTGCCCAAGAGGCGATGGATGGTGCCATCAAAACAGTTAAATCCATTTGCACCCACTGTTCGGTTGGCTGCACAGTGATTGCCGAAGTCGACAACGGCGTTTGGGTCGGGCAGGAACCCGGCTGGGACAGCCCGTTCAATCTGGGCGCTCATTGTGCCAAAGGTGCTGCGGTTCGCGAACATGCCCACGGCGAACGCCGCCTGAAATACCCGATGAAAAAAGAGGGTGGCGAATGGAAACGCATCAGCTGGGAACAGGCGATCAACGAGATCGGCGACGGTTTGATGAAAATCCGCGAGGAAAGCGGGCCTGATTCAGTCTATTGGCTGGGATCGGCGAAACATTCCAACGAACAGGCCTATCTGTTCCGCAAGTTTGCCGCCTATTGGGGCACGAACAACGTGGACCATCAGGCACGTATCTGTCACTCGACCACGGTTGCCGGTGTAGCCAACACATGGGGCTACGGCGCCATGACCAACAGCTACAACGACATTCATAACTCCAAGGCGATCCTTGTGATCGGTGGCAACCCCGCCGAGGCGCACCCGGTTTCCCTGTTGCACCTTATGAAAGCCAAAGAGCAGAACAACGCACCGCTGATCGTTTGCGATCCGCGCTTTACCCGCACCGCCGCGCATGCCGACGAATTTGTCCGCATCCGCCCGGGTTCGGACGTGGCGCTGGTCTGGGGTATCCTGTGGCACATCTTTGAAAACAGCTGGGAAGACAAGGAATTCATCCGCACCCGCGTTTACGGCATGGATGAAATCCGCAAAGAGGTGAAAAACTGGACGCCGGACGAAGTTGAACGCGTTACAGGCGTTCCCGGATCCCAGTTGGAGCGGGTTGCCCGCACGTTGGCCAACAACCGCCCCGGCACCCTGATCTGGTGCATGGGTGGCACCCAGCACACCAACGGCAACAACAACACCCGCGCCTATTGCATCCTGCAACTGGCCCTTGGCAACATGGGCACCAGCGGCGGCGGCACCAACATTTTCCGCGGCCACGACAATGTTCAGGGCGCAACGGATATGTGCGTGCTGTCCCACACTCTGCCCGGTTACTATGGCCTGTCCGCAGGCGCATGGGCGCACTGGTCGCGCGTATGGGGCGAAGACCTTGACTGGATGAAGTCCCGTTTCGACAGCATCAAAGGCGCTGACGGCAAGGACAAATCCCTGATGAACCTGAAGGGTATTCCGGTCAGCCGCTGGATTGACGGTGTTCTGGAAGACAAGGACAACATCGACCAGCCCAACAATGTGCGCGGTATGATCCTGTGGGGCCATGCGCCAAACAGCCAGACCCGTGGCAAAGAAATGAAAACCGCGATGGAGAAGCTGGATATGCTGGTCGTTGTTGACCCCTATCCAACGGTTTCAGCCGTGCTTCATGACCGCACCGACGGTGTTTACCTGCTGCCCGCTTCGACCCAGTTCGAAACGCGCGGTTCGGTGACGGCATCCAACCGGTCATTCCAGTGGCGTGACAAAGTGATCGAGCCGGTGTTTGAATCACTGCCGGATCACATCATCATGGCCAAGTTTGCCAAGAAATTCGGCTGGGCCGACAGGTTCTTCCGCAACATTTCGATGGATGCCGAGGACGAGCCGAACATCGAGGACATCACCCGCGAAATCAACAGCGGGACATGGACCATCGGTTATACCGGCTGTTCGCCCGAGCGGATCAAAAGCCATATGGCCAACCAGCACACGTTCGACCGCACCACGCTTCAGGCCGTTGGTGGCCCGAACGACGGTGAATACTACGGTCTGCCTTGGCCGTGTTGGGGCACCCCCGAAATGGGTCACCCCGGCACACCAAACCTTTATGACATGTCCAAGCCTGTCTCCAAAGGTGGCCTGACCTTCCGCGCCCGTTTCGGTGTGGAACGTGACGGGGTGAACCTGTTGGCCGAAGGTGTCTATTCGCAAGGGTCCGAAATTCAGGACGGTTATCCCGAATTCACAATGCAGATGCTGATGGATCTGGGTTGGGACAAAGACCTGACGGATGAGGAACGTGCCGCTATCGACGCTGTGGCCGGACCGAAAACCAACTGGAAGACCGACCTGTCGGGCGGCATCCAGCGGGTTGCGATCATGCATGAATGTGCGCCGTTCGGCAACGCCAAGGCACGCGCCGTGGTCTGGACTTTCCCCGACCCTGTGCCGATCCACCGCGAGCCGCTTTATACATCGCGGCGTGATCTGGTAGCGGATTATCCGACCTATGCGGATAAACAGGCCTATCGTTTGCCAACGCTGTATGAATCGATCCAGAAAAAGGACTTCAGCAAGGACTATCCGCTGATCCTGACTTCGGGCCGTCTGGTCGAATACGAGGGTGGCGGCGACGAAAGCCGTTCCAACCCGTGGCTGGCCGAGCTTCAGCAGGAAATGTTTGTCGAGATCAATACCCGTGATGCCAACAATCTGGGTATTCGTGATGGCCAACAGGTCTGGCTTGAAGGGGCCGAAGGCGCCAAGGTCAAAGTGGCCGCGATGGTAACCCAACGGGTCGGCGAAGGCGTTGTCTTTATGCCGTTCCACTTTGGTGGCCAGTTCGAAGGCAAGGACCTGCGGGACAAATACCCCGAAGGTGCCGACCCTTATGTATTGGGCGAAAGCGCCAATACGGCCATGACATATGGCTATGATTCCGTCACCCAAATGCAAGAGACCAAGGCGTCCCTTTGCAAAATCACTGTAGCGTAA
- a CDS encoding twin-arginine translocation pathway signal protein, translated as MGKKTEVDAKSRRNFLKMASVSAPAAVAAVSLSGTTAQAAVQEDKGSGLRDTAHTRAYFESAKF; from the coding sequence ATGGGCAAGAAAACAGAAGTCGACGCAAAAAGTCGCCGGAATTTTCTGAAAATGGCTTCGGTTTCCGCACCGGCAGCCGTGGCTGCTGTGTCATTGTCAGGCACGACAGCACAGGCCGCCGTGCAGGAAGATAAAGGCAGTGGATTGCGCGATACAGCGCATACACGGGCCTATTTTGAAAGTGCGAAGTTCTAG
- a CDS encoding TorD/DmsD family molecular chaperone produces MTTATMTTPDIAQEDKLRADFYDFLAALLARPPSKDLLQKTANLTGDDSELGKAIQSMARVAAVTKERAAESEFNALFIGMGRGELLPYASFYLTGFLNEKPLAALRKDMAALRIARASNVFEPEDNIASLFEMMAGMITGRFGDPVPLDRQTAYFNKHIAPWATHFFTDLEGAKNSVFYASVGAAGKAFMEIEREAFRMNAG; encoded by the coding sequence ATGACGACAGCCACTATGACAACGCCCGATATTGCCCAGGAAGACAAGCTGCGCGCCGATTTCTATGATTTTCTGGCGGCGCTACTGGCGCGCCCACCCTCAAAGGACCTGTTGCAAAAAACGGCGAACCTGACGGGGGATGACAGCGAATTGGGCAAGGCGATCCAGTCGATGGCGCGGGTCGCGGCAGTGACAAAAGAACGCGCGGCCGAAAGCGAATTCAACGCGCTGTTTATCGGGATGGGACGCGGCGAACTGCTGCCGTATGCCAGTTTCTATCTGACCGGGTTTCTGAATGAGAAACCGCTGGCGGCATTGCGCAAGGACATGGCGGCACTGCGCATCGCGCGCGCTTCCAATGTGTTCGAGCCGGAAGACAACATTGCCAGCCTGTTTGAAATGATGGCCGGCATGATCACGGGCCGCTTTGGCGATCCTGTGCCGCTGGACCGGCAAACCGCCTATTTCAACAAGCATATCGCCCCCTGGGCCACGCATTTCTTTACCGATCTGGAAGGGGCCAAGAATTCGGTCTTTTACGCATCGGTCGGCGCGGCCGGTAAGGCGTTTATGGAGATTGAGCGCGAAGCATTTCGCATGAACGCGGGTTAG
- a CDS encoding DUF3306 domain-containing protein, whose protein sequence is MDRWSRRRAAVQAEADAEARAREQAVITARQAELAEKTDAKILAELDLPDPETLQPGDDFSGFMQAAVPERIRKLALRKLWLSNPVLANVDNLVDYGEDFTKEGALGVAVKTAYQVGKGIINKVEEIAAPEDVADVVTEEPQALTEEIVEEEPETVLAEETPVETQTEQHDEPDFAVKRRMRFQFAS, encoded by the coding sequence ATGGACAGATGGTCGCGGCGGCGTGCCGCGGTTCAGGCCGAGGCCGACGCCGAAGCGCGGGCGCGGGAGCAGGCGGTTATTACCGCGCGTCAGGCCGAACTGGCCGAAAAGACCGATGCCAAAATTCTGGCCGAACTGGATTTGCCCGATCCCGAAACATTGCAGCCGGGCGATGATTTCTCCGGCTTTATGCAGGCTGCGGTGCCCGAGCGGATACGCAAGCTGGCGCTGCGCAAGCTGTGGCTCAGCAATCCGGTGTTGGCCAATGTCGACAATCTGGTCGATTACGGCGAGGACTTCACCAAGGAGGGTGCCTTGGGTGTTGCCGTCAAAACCGCCTATCAGGTCGGCAAGGGCATTATCAATAAAGTCGAGGAAATCGCAGCGCCAGAGGACGTGGCTGATGTGGTAACCGAGGAGCCCCAGGCCCTGACCGAAGAGATTGTGGAGGAAGAACCTGAAACGGTTCTGGCCGAAGAAACCCCCGTTGAAACACAGACAGAACAACACGATGAACCGGATTTTGCCGTCAAGCGCAGAATGCGGTTTCAGTTTGCCAGCTAG
- a CDS encoding DUF3305 domain-containing protein: MLLTQNATASLPLGIVLRKSPGVTRWAKWVWKAVAVLPGAAQENWKEMRREGEVVEYHAATVDLELYRTDTEAYLAGLSTNPPTIYVVMREATDPAAPQDIEVLLATASPYDAQDYSDAGEEIIERVPMPDGLIAWIHDFVQQHHEEEVFVKRKRDKQRIDLVQDGIGDARIHQTTDVYRAPVRKARVVN, translated from the coding sequence ATGCTTTTGACGCAGAACGCTACAGCCAGCCTACCGCTTGGGATTGTGCTCCGGAAATCTCCGGGTGTGACGCGCTGGGCGAAATGGGTCTGGAAGGCCGTGGCGGTGCTGCCCGGTGCCGCACAGGAAAACTGGAAAGAAATGCGTCGCGAAGGTGAAGTAGTCGAATACCATGCGGCCACCGTTGATCTGGAATTATACCGCACCGACACCGAGGCCTATCTGGCCGGTTTGTCCACCAACCCGCCCACGATTTATGTTGTGATGCGCGAGGCGACCGATCCGGCCGCGCCGCAGGACATCGAGGTTCTGTTGGCCACCGCATCACCCTACGACGCGCAGGACTATTCCGATGCGGGCGAGGAAATCATCGAACGGGTGCCGATGCCGGACGGGTTGATTGCATGGATTCATGATTTTGTGCAGCAACACCACGAAGAAGAAGTGTTCGTCAAACGCAAGCGTGACAAGCAGCGGATTGATCTGGTGCAGGACGGAATTGGTGATGCCCGCATTCATCAGACAACCGATGTTTACCGCGCGCCGGTCCGCAAGGCGAGGGTCGTAAATTGA
- a CDS encoding 4Fe-4S binding protein: protein MANRLILCDCSGSQPIDAKALGGACGLSCSRVYTALCTTQIGDAAKEIAKGGATIACLQERAIFEELANEIQAEMPAFIDIRDRAGWSDEAPKSTPKMAALIADSLLEKPAEKLFDITSEGRCLILGPAETTLPAAEQLADILAITILLEGVEDTPLDRRFDLVTGHLKTATGTLGNFHLKIDALQQLDPTGRGPFQMTPPRDGAETECDIILDLRGGTPLFPAPNKRDGYLRADPRNPAAVAKAVFEASQMVGTFEKPFYLKTESHLCAHSRAEITGCSKCLDICPTGAIFPDGEHVTVDPAICGGCGSCVALCPSGALTYDAPPTDLAFKRLQTLADAYRNAGGKSPRLLVHDGEYGGEMISLAARFGRGLPADVIPLEVAALSGFGHAEMLAALACGFSEISILMTPKTDPETLIREQALALAIAGEPRITLLDLADPDALSEALYGTAPAPLVDAPILPLGSRRQIARLSAAALQPDTDAPIPLPEHAPYGAVVVDTDACTLCLSCVSQCPTGALGDNPDKPQLRFQEDACLQCGLCTRVCPEKAITLNPQFNLSDQAFTQTVIHEEDPFECISCGKPFGVKSTIEKVMEKLAGKHPMFATTAAGKLIQMCDNCRIEAQYHTENSPFQGGERPRVVTTEDYFSKRKDH from the coding sequence ATGGCTAATAGACTGATTTTATGTGATTGTTCCGGAAGCCAGCCAATAGATGCCAAGGCATTGGGGGGAGCGTGTGGTCTGTCCTGTTCTCGCGTCTATACGGCCCTATGCACCACACAAATCGGTGATGCAGCCAAAGAAATAGCCAAGGGAGGCGCGACAATTGCCTGCCTTCAGGAACGCGCCATATTCGAGGAGCTGGCCAACGAAATTCAGGCCGAAATGCCTGCCTTTATCGATATCCGAGACCGCGCCGGATGGTCGGACGAGGCCCCGAAATCCACCCCGAAAATGGCCGCGCTGATTGCGGATTCCCTGTTGGAAAAACCGGCGGAAAAACTGTTCGATATTACGTCCGAAGGGCGCTGCCTGATCCTTGGGCCGGCTGAAACAACCCTGCCGGCAGCCGAACAGCTGGCCGACATTCTGGCCATCACAATACTACTGGAGGGGGTAGAGGATACCCCCCTTGACCGGCGGTTCGATCTGGTCACAGGACACCTGAAAACAGCCACCGGCACGCTGGGAAATTTCCATCTGAAAATCGACGCCCTGCAACAGCTGGACCCGACCGGACGCGGCCCGTTCCAAATGACACCACCCCGTGACGGCGCCGAAACCGAATGCGACATCATCCTTGACCTGCGCGGCGGCACCCCGCTGTTTCCCGCCCCGAACAAACGCGATGGCTACCTGCGCGCTGATCCGCGCAACCCCGCCGCCGTGGCAAAGGCGGTGTTCGAGGCCAGCCAGATGGTCGGCACCTTTGAAAAACCGTTCTACCTGAAAACCGAAAGCCACCTCTGCGCCCATTCCCGCGCCGAAATCACCGGCTGTTCCAAATGTCTGGACATCTGCCCGACCGGCGCGATTTTCCCTGATGGCGAACATGTCACCGTTGATCCGGCGATTTGCGGTGGTTGCGGATCCTGCGTCGCGCTGTGCCCCTCGGGCGCTTTGACCTATGACGCGCCGCCCACGGATCTTGCCTTCAAACGGCTGCAAACCCTTGCCGATGCCTATCGCAACGCCGGTGGAAAATCCCCGCGCCTGCTGGTGCATGATGGCGAATACGGTGGCGAAATGATCAGCCTTGCCGCCCGTTTCGGTCGCGGTCTGCCCGCCGATGTGATCCCGCTCGAGGTCGCCGCCCTGTCCGGCTTCGGCCATGCGGAAATGCTGGCGGCACTGGCCTGCGGATTCAGTGAAATCAGCATCCTGATGACCCCGAAAACCGACCCCGAAACCCTGATCCGCGAACAGGCGCTGGCCTTGGCCATTGCAGGCGAGCCGCGCATCACCCTGCTTGATCTGGCCGATCCCGATGCGCTGTCCGAGGCTCTCTATGGCACGGCCCCCGCGCCGCTGGTGGACGCCCCGATCCTGCCGCTGGGCAGCCGCCGCCAGATCGCCCGCCTGTCTGCCGCCGCCTTGCAACCCGACACGGATGCCCCCATCCCGCTGCCTGAACACGCGCCTTACGGGGCGGTCGTGGTGGATACCGACGCCTGCACCCTGTGCCTGTCCTGTGTCTCGCAATGTCCGACCGGCGCCCTGGGCGACAACCCCGACAAACCGCAGTTGCGGTTTCAGGAAGATGCCTGTCTGCAATGCGGGCTGTGCACCCGTGTCTGCCCGGAAAAGGCCATCACCCTGAACCCGCAATTCAACCTGTCGGATCAGGCCTTTACCCAAACTGTGATACACGAGGAAGACCCGTTCGAATGTATATCCTGCGGTAAACCCTTTGGCGTAAAATCCACCATCGAAAAAGTTATGGAAAAGCTGGCGGGCAAACACCCGATGTTTGCCACAACGGCTGCCGGCAAACTGATCCAGATGTGCGATAATTGCCGGATCGAGGCCCAGTACCATACCGAAAACAGCCCGTTTCAGGGTGGCGAACGCCCCCGTGTGGTGACCACCGAAGACTACTTCAGCAAGCGCAAGGATCACTGA
- a CDS encoding cytochrome c family protein: MGRITKIRRLAILLFVAPMMAQGQEDGVRLRIAPALEESGLMQFLRPRFSLKTGVQVQVVPEGGNVVLDDQASGEARPVLARGDVVYYVSVGEGKGAERFADWLLSDVGQRAIGQFRPQAGQSFTGAAGLAKAVAEVMPEGDIARGETLSYQNCGRCHVIGERNRMKGIGSTPSFALMRGFPDWQQRFGGFYTLIPHPSFSQIVDVTDPFDPSRPPVINPLELTLKELDDILAFVATIKPADLGAPLQTQ, from the coding sequence ATGGGTAGAATAACCAAAATACGCCGCCTCGCAATACTGCTGTTTGTCGCGCCAATGATGGCGCAGGGACAGGAGGACGGGGTAAGGTTGCGCATTGCCCCCGCGCTTGAGGAAAGCGGGCTGATGCAATTCCTGCGCCCGCGGTTTTCGCTGAAAACCGGTGTGCAGGTTCAGGTGGTTCCCGAGGGGGGAAACGTGGTGCTGGACGATCAGGCCAGCGGTGAAGCCAGGCCGGTTCTGGCGCGCGGGGATGTGGTTTACTATGTCTCGGTTGGCGAGGGTAAAGGGGCCGAACGGTTTGCCGACTGGTTGTTGTCGGATGTCGGCCAGCGGGCGATCGGGCAGTTCCGGCCACAGGCCGGCCAATCGTTTACCGGCGCGGCGGGGTTGGCAAAAGCGGTCGCCGAGGTCATGCCGGAAGGGGATATTGCACGCGGGGAAACTCTGTCGTACCAAAACTGTGGACGCTGCCATGTGATTGGCGAACGCAACCGGATGAAGGGCATCGGTTCGACCCCGTCCTTTGCATTGATGCGCGGTTTTCCGGATTGGCAACAGAGGTTCGGCGGGTTTTATACGCTGATTCCGCATCCGTCCTTTTCGCAGATTGTCGATGTGACCGACCCGTTCGATCCGTCCCGCCCGCCGGTGATCAATCCGCTGGAACTGACCCTCAAGGAACTGGACGACATCCTCGCCTTTGTGGCGACGATCAAACCGGCCGATCTGGGGGCGCCGTTGCAAACTCAGTGA
- a CDS encoding Mrp/NBP35 family ATP-binding protein — MSATREDILAALKQIKDPKSGSDMVTAGLVKALTVEDGTVRFVMEIAPAAHTVMEAVRADAQAALEALDGVEKVTIALTAHSNATPPDLKAHGAPKPQGPQKIPGVDRIIAIASGKGGVGKSTVSANLAAALAAEGRKVGLLDADVFGPSQPRMLGISGRPASPDGKTILPLRNHGVTMMSMGLMTREDEAVIWRGPLLMGALQQMLNQVQWGALDVLIVDLPPGTGDVQMTLAQKAELDGAIIVSTPQDVALLDARKGIDMFKKLGTPIIGMIENMSTHICSNCGFEEHTFGHGGVAAEAEKMGVPLLAELPLHLDIRLAADGGAPIVVSKPDSPQAKSFRDLAKKLIDMGHA; from the coding sequence ATGAGTGCCACACGCGAAGATATTCTGGCCGCGCTGAAACAGATCAAAGACCCCAAAAGCGGCAGCGATATGGTGACCGCCGGACTGGTCAAGGCGCTGACCGTCGAGGATGGCACCGTGCGTTTCGTGATGGAGATCGCCCCCGCCGCGCACACCGTGATGGAAGCCGTCCGCGCCGACGCACAAGCCGCGCTCGAGGCGCTGGACGGGGTGGAAAAGGTCACAATCGCCCTGACCGCCCACAGCAACGCCACCCCGCCGGACCTGAAGGCGCATGGCGCGCCCAAGCCACAGGGGCCGCAGAAAATTCCGGGGGTGGACCGAATTATCGCGATTGCCTCGGGCAAGGGCGGCGTCGGCAAATCCACCGTTTCTGCCAATCTGGCCGCCGCACTGGCCGCCGAGGGGCGCAAGGTGGGGTTGCTGGATGCCGATGTCTTTGGTCCCTCGCAACCGCGGATGCTGGGCATATCGGGGCGGCCTGCCTCGCCGGATGGCAAAACCATCCTGCCGCTGCGCAACCACGGTGTGACCATGATGTCGATGGGCCTAATGACCCGCGAGGACGAGGCCGTGATCTGGCGTGGCCCGCTGCTGATGGGGGCATTGCAACAGATGCTTAATCAGGTGCAATGGGGCGCGCTGGATGTGCTGATCGTTGATCTGCCGCCGGGCACGGGTGATGTGCAGATGACACTGGCGCAAAAGGCCGAACTGGACGGCGCGATCATCGTCTCTACCCCGCAGGATGTGGCCCTGCTGGATGCCCGTAAGGGGATCGATATGTTCAAGAAACTGGGCACGCCGATCATCGGCATGATCGAAAACATGTCCACCCATATCTGTTCGAACTGCGGCTTCGAGGAACACACATTCGGCCACGGTGGCGTTGCCGCCGAGGCCGAAAAGATGGGCGTCCCCCTGCTGGCCGAACTGCCGCTGCATCTGGATATTCGCCTTGCTGCCGATGGCGGGGCACCGATCGTGGTATCAAAACCCGATTCCCCGCAGGCCAAATCCTTTCGTGATCTGGCGAAGAAACTGATCGACATGGGCCACGCATGA